The following coding sequences lie in one Myxococcus xanthus genomic window:
- a CDS encoding rhodanese-like domain-containing protein: protein MEPIIVCAELYMRLGDDEVLVLDCRDAADWERYDLHIPGALRMTSAEIARDHHMLPDDELIVLCGCSPDGRDTRRVCRLLRMKGREAVCLDGGLLAWVTGGFPTERHTRAPVAAMHR, encoded by the coding sequence GTGGAGCCCATCATCGTCTGTGCCGAGCTTTACATGCGTCTGGGGGACGACGAAGTGCTCGTCCTCGACTGTCGCGACGCTGCCGATTGGGAGCGTTATGACCTGCACATCCCAGGGGCCTTGCGGATGACGTCCGCTGAAATCGCCCGCGACCACCACATGCTCCCGGATGACGAACTCATCGTCTTGTGTGGTTGCTCGCCGGACGGAAGGGACACGCGCCGTGTCTGTCGGCTGCTCCGGATGAAGGGCCGCGAGGCCGTCTGTCTCGACGGCGGACTGCTCGCGTGGGTCACAGGTGGCTTCCCCACGGAGCGGCACACCCGGGCGCCCGTCGCCGCGATGCACCGCTGA
- the asd gene encoding aspartate-semialdehyde dehydrogenase, with amino-acid sequence MARLRAALIGATGLAGQQFIAALKNHPSIELTGLAASPRSAGKTYAEALKTASGMTAWFVPEPLPAELAGMKVVAGDALEAKDYDLVFSAVEADVARELEPRLAKDIPVFSAASAFRYEEDVPLLIPPVNAAHAPLIREQQRRRGWKGFIVPIPNCTTTGLAVTLAPLVERFGVKAVLMTSLQAMSGAGRSPGVIGMDILDNVIPYIPKEEHKVEVETKKILGALRPAGDGLTPHDVRVSCTCTRVAVMEGHTESVFVSLDKKATVAEVTQALREWKGAELARNLPSAAPRWIEVLDDPFRPQPRLDRDTHGGMATTVGRIREDGVLENGFKYVLVSHNTKMGAARGAILVAELLLAQGLLG; translated from the coding sequence ATGGCCAGGCTTCGCGCGGCCCTCATCGGTGCCACTGGACTCGCCGGACAGCAATTCATCGCCGCCCTCAAGAATCACCCCTCCATCGAGCTGACGGGCCTCGCGGCCTCGCCTCGCTCGGCGGGCAAGACGTATGCGGAGGCGCTGAAAACGGCGAGTGGCATGACGGCCTGGTTCGTCCCGGAGCCGCTGCCCGCCGAGCTTGCCGGCATGAAGGTGGTGGCCGGTGACGCGCTCGAGGCCAAGGATTACGACCTGGTCTTCTCCGCCGTGGAGGCGGACGTGGCGCGCGAGCTGGAGCCTCGGCTGGCGAAGGACATCCCCGTCTTCTCCGCCGCCAGCGCGTTCCGCTACGAAGAAGACGTCCCGTTGCTGATTCCCCCCGTCAACGCCGCGCACGCGCCCCTCATCCGGGAGCAGCAGCGCCGCCGTGGCTGGAAGGGCTTCATCGTCCCCATCCCCAACTGCACCACCACGGGCCTGGCGGTGACGCTGGCGCCGCTGGTGGAGCGCTTCGGGGTGAAGGCGGTGCTGATGACCAGCCTGCAGGCCATGTCCGGCGCTGGCCGCTCGCCGGGCGTCATCGGCATGGACATCCTCGACAACGTCATCCCCTACATCCCCAAGGAGGAGCACAAGGTCGAGGTGGAGACGAAGAAGATTCTCGGCGCGCTGCGTCCAGCGGGTGACGGCCTCACGCCGCATGACGTTCGGGTGTCCTGCACCTGCACCCGCGTGGCGGTGATGGAGGGCCACACCGAGTCCGTCTTCGTCTCATTGGACAAGAAGGCCACTGTGGCCGAAGTGACCCAGGCCCTGCGGGAGTGGAAGGGCGCCGAGCTGGCTCGGAACCTGCCGTCCGCCGCGCCGCGCTGGATTGAAGTGCTGGACGATCCCTTCCGACCCCAGCCCCGTTTGGACCGGGACACGCATGGCGGTATGGCCACCACCGTCGGACGCATCCGTGAGGATGGCGTCCTGGAGAACGGCTTCAAGTACGTGCTGGTGTCGCACAACACCAAGATGGGAGCCGCGCGAGGCGCCATCCTCGTGGCCGAGCTGCTGTTGGCCCAGGGCTTGT